One genomic window of Equus caballus isolate H_3958 breed thoroughbred chromosome 6, TB-T2T, whole genome shotgun sequence includes the following:
- the LOC100063511 gene encoding keratin, type II cytoskeletal 8 has protein sequence MSIRMTKSSHRVSSVPRAFSSRSYTSAPGARISSSSFSRVGSSSSSFRSGLGSGMSLVGGYGGLGSAGGITAVTVNQSLLTPIKLEVDPNIQVVRTQEKEQIKTLNNKFASFIDKVRHLEQQNKILETKWSFLQQQKTARSNMDNMFESYINNLRRQLDALGQEKLKLEVELGNMQGLVEDFKNKYEDEINKRTEKENEFVLIKKDVDEAYMNKVELESRLEGLTDEINFFRQLYEEEIRELQSQISDTSVVLSMDNNRSLDLDGIIAEVKAQYEDIANRSRLEAEFMYQIKYEELQTLAGKHGDDLRRTKTEISETNRNINRLRAEIDGLKGQNAALEAAIADAEQRGELAIKDAQDKVTELEVALRTAKQDMARQLREYQELMNVKLALDVEIATYRKLLEGEESRLESGMQNLSIHTKTSSYSGGLSSTTFGGLTSPGLSYGLSSFQSSFSSGGSSGPIKLIGPPSAIVVKKIETRDGKLVSESSDILPK, from the exons ATGTCCATCAGGATGACCAAGAGCTCCCACAGGGTGTCCTCCGTCCCCCGGGCCTTCAGCAGCCGCTCGTACACCAGTGCACCTGGCGCCCGCATCAGCTCCTCAAGCTTCTCCCGAGTGGGGAGCAGTAGCAGCAGCTTCCGGAGTGGCCTGGGCAGCGGCATGAGTCTGGTCGGGGGTTACGGCGGGCTCGGGAGTGCAGGGGGCATCACCGCTGTCACAGTGAACCAGAGCCTGCTGACCCCCATTAAGCTGGAGGTGGACCCCAACATCCAGGTCGTGCGCACCCAGGAGAAGGAGCAGATCAAGACCCTCAACAACAAGTTTGCCTCCTTCATCGACAAG GTGCGGCATCTGGAACAGCAGAACAAGATTCTGGAGACCAAGTGGAGCTTCCTGCAGCAGCAGAAGACGGCTCGGAGCAACATGGACAACATGTTCGAGAGTTATATCAACAACCTGCGGCGGCAGCTGGACGCCCTGGGCCAGGAGAAGCTGAagctggaggtggagctgggcaACATGCAGGGGCTGGTGGAGGACTTCAAGAATAA GTATGAGGACGAGATCAACAAGCGCACGGAGAAGGAGAATGAGTTTGTCCTCATCAAGAAG gatgtGGATGAAGCTTACATGAACAAGGTAGAGCTGGAGTCCCGCCTGGAAGGGCTGACCGATGAGATCAACTTCTTCAGGCAGCTGTATGAAGAG gAGATCCGTGAGCTGCAGTCCCAGATCTCGGACACATCTGTGGTCCTCTCCATGGACAACAACCGCTCCCTGGACCTGGACGGCATCATTGCCGAAGTCAAGGCCCAGTACGAGGACATCGCCAACCGCAGCCGATTGGAAGCAGAGTTCATGTACCAGATCAAG TACGAGGAGCTGCAGACACTGGCTGGGAAGCACGGTGATGACCTCCGTCGCACAAAGACGGAGATTTCTGAGACGAACCGGAACATCAACCGACTCCGGGCTGAGATCGATGGCCTCAAAGGCCAG AATGCTGCCCTGGAGGCCGCCATCGCGGATGCTGAGCAGCGTGGGGAGCTGGCTATCAAGGATGCTCAGGACAAGGTGACCGAGCTGGAGGTTGCTCTGAGAACGGCCAAGCAGGACATGGCGCGACAGCTGCGCGAGTACCAGGAGCTGATGAACGTCAAGCTGGCCCTGGACGTGGAGATCGCCACCTACCGCAAGCTGCTGGAGGGCGAGGAGAGCCG GCTGGAGTCTGGGATGCAGAACTTGAGCATCCATACCAAGACCAGCAGCTACTCAG GTGGGCTGAGCTCGACGACCTTCGGGGGCCTTACAAGCCCTGGCCTCAGCTATGGCCTGAGCTCCTTCCAGTCCAGCTTCAGCTCTGGTGGGAGCTCCGGCCCCATCAAGCTCATCGGCCCCCCCTCGGCCATCGTGGTGAAGAAGATTGAGACCCGCGATGGGAAGCTGGTGTCCGAGTCGTCTGATATCCTGCCCAAGTGA